CAAGAGGTAGTGAGGGACAGCGAGAGAGTAGCATGTATACCTAGAAACTGGATTTCATCATCAAACTGCAGAGTTTTGTCCTCTTGAAGGCAGTGATAAGTGAATGAATTCCGGTACAGGTTCTGGCACAATGGTTTAGTCTGCAGGTAAGGGGGCATAAAGGTCACTGGACATTCAAATATAACAAGCAAGATGCTTCATATGAAATGTCAAAACAATAAAGCATAAGCAAGAGATCAGATAAACGGCGAGGGTGGGAGCGGTAGTGCGCTGCCGCCATCGGGCGGTGGTTCACATTCTCTCCTCTTCAGCCTCGATCTCCTCCCACGCCACGAGATTTCCACGAATGGATctccccggcgacggcgacggccaccCGCGTGAACCCCCACCGCGATCCGCACCTGCGGTGCGGCACCGCGCGCGCAGGACCCAATCACCCCGCTCCCCTCCTCCCCGGTCCTACACAGGTCAACGGAGCACGAGAGGGCTCTAAGCCGGTAGAGGAGCCGGCGCAACGTGGAGATATTGGGGTCACCGGCGAGGAGGTCGTCAGCGCCGGCCTCCACCCTCCAAGCAGCGTCGTGCGGCGCTCGTAGAACATTGAGGAATCCTCCTGTCTgagcgggaggaggggaggtggcGGTAGTGCGCGGCGACCGAGGAGGCGGTGTCGCGCGCACGGCATCAGTGGCGTGCGCACGGCGAGCGTGAGGGGAGAAGGCAAAAACATGGAGCAGAGGAATCTGAAAAGGAGAAGCGCGCGTTGACCGGCTGACGAAACGAACGGGTATGCAGGCGGTATGCGAGGCAGGTAAGCGAGCCGTCCGGTGACAAAATAATTTAGTTTTTGGCAAAAACATCCCACAACATGCTGTTTCTATAGGTCTCCACCCCCTCTCACCTCTCTCGATCCTTACAGGCGGGTCCGGTGTGAGGGGTACTGTGGACCCAATTtgggtgaaaaaaatttcaattattttcgatctttatagtatagatttgcGGTAGGGCATCCATTTCCTTTTGTTTAATAACTCAAAGCTCAATATTGTTATATTCGGAGGGCACGATTTAACAGCCAAAATGAAAAGACGACACCAACAGGATCATGGCCAaaatgagggggggggggggggggggggggggcaacacAAAAACTCCTTGAGAGGAAGCTGAGCAACTCGTCCTTCTGCGTTAGAAAAACATAATGATCCATtttccgggggggggggggggggggggggcattctTAGCCGACACATCACATAAATAACAAGAGCATCATTATTTGGCCAGTCAACcacttgtttaagctttttatTTTTACACCTTCCAAGGAATAAGAATTGCCATTGCTCAGGATGCTTGCATTAGCTGGATGATTCCTGTGCAGACCATCAGAAGTTCCGTCTTTCGCCGATGTactcctgaaaaaaaaaattctaaacccCCTGCGTAATTTGATAGGCTGCTTATACATTCAATGAATTACAGAAAATCAATCATGAGGCCTACAGCTCAATGTGTTTGTGTTCTACAACAAAGACTCACGACAGGAGCCATCAAGTTTTACAATTTTTATTCCCTTATAAGTCCTGGTTATATTTTTTCTACGAACGGATGCTATGTCTAAGATCAAAGAGGGAAAATTTGGATCAGGTAACTATAGATagtaaacaaaaaaagaaaatggcaaACCCAAAATCGGTTTCTCAAAATTCTGATGTAAAGAGCAGCTAAACACGAATGCTTCAAAAGCAGGGGGCATGTGCTGCCAAATCCTGGTTGATTATTGGCGCACCATCACGTAATGGATGCTTACATCTTTTGTTGTTTTCTATCATAATGATAACCGGATCTTATGGCTGATGCCAAATAGGGAAAGGTTTGAGCAGGGATTGTGGATAATAACCAAATGTGAGAACAGAATTTGCAACTGATATTGGCCGCCCAAtatttggagagagagagagagagagctttattatttattattttttgctTCAGTAGGTTTCTGGTTAATTCTTGTACTCCACCTGTAACACTGTTAACTTATTGAATTTAACTTTGACCATCCTTCCTATTGAAAAAATTAGTGCAAATAAATACAAATATGAGTTATCCTTAAATACCTCTGATGACAAAAAAGtcacaacaaaataaataatactaacataaatttttttgaataaaacaaaCATTCAaagttgtaaaaaaaaaagtcaacaGTGATCTACATTTTGGAATAGGGGGAGTAGTTTCTTTTATTTGTTGATAAAAAGGTAATATTTAATGCACTTCTCTAGCTTCAACTAAAAAAATGATTTGATTTATGTCGCATTTGGCTGCAATGCTGCGAAAGCAACTAAATACTGAAATAAGGTTCAGATTAGAGTAGTTACCAATACATCATTCGCCGATGCACGATTTGAGTGGCATAAGTCAGTCATTTTTTCAAGTAGCGCTGTTTCACCCATCCAATTGTCTGGATATGTACCCAGTTTCACGTTGCACAAAACCTTAGCTCTCTCCGAACCACTTCCAAAAGGATGAAATATTTCCAGATATATGATACCAAGGCTATAAACATCCACCTAAATTAATGACAGCTATTAGTTGCATGTGAGAAAACATTGTCGTAGTTTCAACAGATTGCCTGTAAGTCAAAATGAATATACCTTGTATGTAACCTGTCCCAAATAAAGTTCTGGCGCAGCATATATATGGGTACCACGGTCTGGTGTCCCTTCTTTGCCATCAGTGTAACTATCTGCCCAACAACTATGTCCAAAATCACCAATCTTTACTTCACCTTTTCCAATAAATATGTTGCCAAGCTTCAAGTCCCGATGTATAACACCCTTTTGGTGTATACATTCAACAGCTTCAGTTATTTTCTCAAAGAGTGTCCATGCTTTTTCCATATTTATTTCACATTTACCGATAGATGAAATATCCTCAACAGTCCTGCAAATAAAGTTTAATATGCTATGTCATTCATTCAGGAAGAAAAATACATGTTCTACATAGCCAATGGTATTTTCAAGAATCTAAGATCAAGATGAATTAAAAAACACATAGGGAATATGAAAATGTTATACTACCTCCATGTCATTTTATTTGATGTTGACTAGTTAACAAATGGAGGTAGTAGTATCTGATATTCTCGTTAGTAAAGGTTGTAGAGCACTGCACCAATTGGAGAACTGTGTAGCTATTTTTGCAAAAGGTCTTAGCAGCACTACTTGTATGAAAACAACAATCTTCATGTAGGTATGAGTATACAGCCAAGTGCATCCGCTTGTGAATAACTAATTTGGACAAACATTAAACAAATGATGTAGAGTAAACTATTTAAATTCTTAAGAAAATCAATATAACTCCTGACCCTTAGACAAATAGATGCGTATGTAAACCACTCTACCTTATGCAGTTTTCCATTTGGATAATCACATGTAATGGTTCCTGTAGATCAGATTCAGAATCATCTGACTGTTCCCAGCTTGCTTCTTGATATTTGTCTCCATCTTCATCCAGTTCACTTACATAATAGTCCTTAGCAGTCCACGCCTAAATAAATGTGTCAACATAATACTTTAGCAATCTTTAACAGTTAACactattagagtatatttgggatATCTCTATAATAGATAGGTTAGGATTATATCTGGACTCTACCATACCGTAGGAGgcttgccctccaagtcatgtaccccaATATATACCGGCCTAGGCCTCAATACAATACAATCATTCCATTACCCAATATATACGAGTTTGGGTTCTAACCCTAGGCCTCAAACCCTACTTTTCCGCTGCTCAAACCCTTGCGCCGCTGGCGCCCCTCCTCTGCGCCACCGCGAAGCTGTTCCCCACGGCGCCCCTCGAGCACGCCACCTTCACGACGCTCTACCGCGCCACCGGGGAGGTTTCCCATGAGCTCTGCCGGGGACAGTGCCCTCCCCATGTTGTGGCTGCCGATGGATCGGAGGTTGTAGCTATGGCTGGTGGGTGGATGTGGCTTGGGCTCGCGCCGCTGGCGAGGACGCGACGCCGTCCTAGCGGCCGGCATCGAACGGAAGAGGGAGGGAGCGCACGCTCGCTAGGAGCGAGAGAGATAGATCTCAACTCTGGCTGCCTTCTCAATCCATGATAGTATAGTTTTATACAAGAATCGTAACAACCTTTTAATTGAATCCTAACAAACCGAATCTAAGCAACCGATAACTCCGCGTCGCTACAACTGACGCCGTGGGCGCGGCGCCCGTGTCGCGCCGCGACGCGTTCCAGCACGTGGCCTCGTCCACCTTACGCCCCTCAGCCACTTGCACGGCTTCGCCTCTGGTACCTGTGacatctcataattttaaaatgctaaacaagaaatattaaatgtggTTTCTTGATTAATAAACAAGAGAAAGtcaaattatgcatttctttttggaaaataacatatgtgtatatatatgtatgtgtgtatatgtgcataggtcAGAAACTTCAAATAACTTTCACACCAATGCAATTAGGCATAAGAAAAATGAATAGACATGTTCACCATGAAAAGATTAGTAAAAGTCTAGTTGAACTCTAGGGATAAAAGTGACAAAaattacatgaaatgataagtgttttgttttgtagttttcgaaaatttaaaataacttttaaaccattgCTCGATTAAActttttcctgaaataaaagttgtaggtttttaaattctctacaactttcgtattcagtgtttttcatgtttcaaaaggaatttttgagaaaaatttgattttgaatcagttaatctctttttctctctcttctctctctccctcctctgttctgtgCTGGCCGCGCAGTGGTCGCCGTCCGAGTCAAggtcgccggccacgcgccgctctCTCGCCGCGCCCCGTCCCTAGCCTCTCCCGTAGCTTCTTGGCCTCTCCACGCGGCGTCATCTCCCTGCACGCACGCCGAGGACGGCCGTCGACGCGCCACGGCGACGAACACGCCGAGCCATGCCGTGCGCCAACTCTCCGCTCGCCTGCGCCCTCTGCTGGCTCTCCTCCCTTCCTTTTGCTTCGCAAACGAGCCCTCTACCTCCCCCTCTACTCCCCTCCCTGTTCCCAGCGCCGAACCGAGCTCCCCGCGGcgtccagagccgccgccgccgccattagcgccgccgccccctaggCTCCCGCGGAGCTCACTCCTCCGCCTTTCCTCGCGCCCATTCGACCCCGCAGCTAGCTCCCTCACCCTTCActggtgctccccgacccgctcgcCGACACCCAAgcccgccggaacgccgccgccgcaggcccagtccgccgccggccgcccctctccgcggcgccgcccgctccggccATCCCAGCCCTAGCCAAAGCCACCCCGAGGTAGAGCTCGTCCTCCTCTTGCTTTTCCCCCACCGGGCCCTCACCGCGGACGACCCCGagcgccggaatccggccgccgcgcgcctcccctgtttcaaACCCCAGccaaggacctcgggttgaaattcAAGAAAATCCAGGGGATTGTTTGAATAGACtgtgactcagatgaatagtgctttaaggacttctttgtaatttctagctgtaaacattgaaattcaatagaaattcgtagaaaattcgtaaattagcaaatctagatgttctggaatccttgtgtaaagctctatgcagtagaatcataatatgctgGTTGTTGGTtgaaactttttgctggaaaattagatttatgttactaggtgcataaaggctagttgtttattctttttcttaattatttcttgaagccttgttatgctctgaaatttttatggtggttttttcatgtgacactagtgtttctataaaaatttcgtggtcagttctcatgggtagctatttcttttatttaatccttgtttagtagactttaattatggtaaatagtttctattcatgataaatcatgaaaatatttctgcgtGTTCTTTATGAATAGTTTAGCCtatccatgaagtttgagccccaATTCATGATTAGagcaggagctaaaaatgaatcttgttaagctgatgtctgttttgtttattttcttctaATTAATTATGTGCATaataaatccaaaaaaaaattaaattagataactcatccctgtgtagacctACTGTTAAAGTTTGAGCTTCTTTTATACTCTggtctaacctgtataattcattcttgttctaggagttgtctgattaCATGAACTGTTCTGGATAATTGGCTACAAGTTTTGGGATGAATTTTGCAGGATAGCTAGTtttgtttaccttctgtttgatgtaatttttgttgaatttaatattttatgtgtgatgagttgttgatttattaacaaaccatgatttaattgctatagaaaactactcccacttgtataggaagttagtataactttcttgtgctgttgatcatgatgccttgtgtagttagatatgttgagttactactctataaacgattgcccagtaaaatatgaatggaagtgTTTCACTCAttaacttcgggttttgtttgaattacaactttttagtgaagcaagcataaattgttttcatcacaacaactcacccatgtgcatctcatatagatacgactactctcgccgacggtacgtacgagctggtgcctgaAGCGGAAGAAGGTCCTggagaagctcaagtgaacttcGCCGACGCCGTCGAGAAACCGAACCCGactccagaagcctcggaaaCTAACTCGgttcaagaaggcaagccccggagcatgtccctctattttaaattatgcaaattattattgttcctatctacttgtgcatttaagttacaggagttgactggaaccttagttgcatgatcctaggtaccgatgattgaacactagtatgtgtaggtcgttagttagctatgctaatggttcggtagaagtcgagtgatttcctgtcactcgcgagaaattataggagttggttgtttactacttgctacaactataaggtctaacgggcggggtcgtgatactcgggatgccccatctgtttagtgaaaagtgataaggccgcagtgtgtggtagtggtggttaagcgtttgaacgtactaatcacatgccgagaatatggtaatcagtaagcttaagtactggattgaaccgcagccggaatatactccccaccgtcttgacGTCGTTCTCATCTAGCTAATGACGGGTGCAGggccgggctctgtagtcgagggcggtgggcctgttccgtgaagcgggaattgaagggaaaagttgcacgtgtgactctgggagtaaccacgtgacgtgtgtttaggtctgcctggccaggttaacaaattcgattcgaatcgtccgtttctcaccggttattgagactgcttaacccttctgtcacatagagtaataagTGGAATATGTATGATGATGAATAttattggatgatgaaagataattgtttttccaccatgtatgctattggatagatgctaatgtagaatggttaattaaaCTAGAACTTACAAGCGAAAATCtgaaataaggacttactctttgttgcttttcaataaaaataaaccccctcaagccaaaagccttgcatgtataGTTAAAGCATtaagtatatcctagtcgggtaagccttgctgagtattagtatactcagccttgcttgtggctcaattttgtTTCAGGAGATACTTTGGAGGACATGTTTGCCAGtctgacctggccttgcactctccCGCCTGGTTCGTCCGTGGAATGGGATACGTCCCCGGCCAGCGATGATAAGAACGAGTGATGTCACGaatcgggcttcatcgtgacactCATACCGTCGTTAGATATCGTGTAGTATTTTCGCTGCAATAAAGAACTCTGGTGTCTTTCCCTTTATGTTTGGCACTACGAAAAGTACTttgttaaatttggaacttggtttgtaattctacttttatgttaaactctgtggtgtaatatattgtgaggtgttgtaatctctggactcgccttcacgTGAGTTATGCtactttgttcgatccaggtttaagtggttttatcgggaattTACCCGACAGTCCTCCGATGTACTCCGTCTGCTGTGCAAGTTAAACCTAATTGcctttgcaacgatggttagcgcacttaagccggtttatgtcgcGCTGTTCTGCCACAGCTTGTATCAAAGCCGAACAAAGCGTGCACTAGAGAAAGTGACGAGTTTTCGAagaattttattaaaatttGACCACAAAAATTGCATTTgcaaaatacgttggttcgttaaggatgatgcctagttcgtaaagccctaggggaattTATGAGAatttactaggtggctatctaacttatgtcattatatacctgacttccagcactttactttcCGTCAGACCTTAtttttgtgcacaatcaacccttaaattctgtaacgacgcacctacgctatggtaagaaggtaaggatcctcagtcagctgagggagtctgaccttcccgtcggtgatgcgagccgaacgttgCCCTAAAGCAATGGcatacttgaggtgctgccaatataccaactatcagttgcctatattgggagtaaagtatactcagtcagctgagggagactgaccttcccgtcggtgatgcgaaccgaacgctgtgctcaagcagtggcctacttgagctgctgccaatatatcgaccatcagtcgattatattgggagtaaaggaactcgtgaatacactatctcagtggcgtatgttaatgttggccatacggcggaaaattgtatggctgccgtttctatagtgaatggcaatgtatgggtgaatatgtgggcaactgcatatgcgttacccatgtggcgtaggacacatgggggccgttcgtgaatGCTGGCACGAAGTGTCCAGTCGTGaatattcatatatatatatatgcatcttctacaggtacactaaccgcgattacgttaagttaagaacggttagaattcggCTAGACATATATAGGGAGATACGTAATTTTGTGCTATGCTACCggcgctaaccccgtaagtccaaagctatttggcagttgtttgttttgtgaggacgaataggtcgtgcatgcatcatgatctTAAACTGGAAATCAATAATTGTACATGTGGGTAGTGGGGAATATTGAGGTTTGCACCTGAGCAcatgttatttttcacaattaaggtctatctagactCTGATGTGTCTGCCGTGTCTGGATATAGGAAGTTACCGAACTCAGCAAAGGACTTTATTTGCCGAAGTGCTTGAGTAGAATACAAAGATGTAGAATGTTAAAATACCCCTTTGCTGTCAAAAGTTGTTCTTGAAACGAACAACCTTTTGTCCATGTTGTTATATAATTCATGCAAGTTTCATTTATCTGCACTTACTCTTTTGTACTTTGGGGCATTGTATATCACTTGCTCACAAAAGAGTTTTTGCAtgttccagatggtgggatcgacgCGTGGCAATCCGGAGGGTTTCGTGAACGCGAGTGGTAGCGGatcgcagcagccgccacccccaccaccaGGCTTTGCGGAAATCCTGTCCGTCCAGACTGAGTTGCTTCGCCAACTTGTCCAAGGGCAGCAGCGAGGTGGACACCACGCCCATCAACCTCAAGCTACTGGTTATCAGGATTTCTTTGCAACCCAGCCTCCTCTGTTCAATAAGACAAAAGAaccactggatgcggatgcttggattcgcacaatcgagtccaagtttgcacTACTTCCGGTGCCATGTTCGGAGGAAAATAAGACTCTTTTTGCCgcacaacagcttcgcggttctgCTCGTCTTTGGTGGGACAACTATCATGGCATGCTTCCGGTCGATCACGTTGTTACTTGGAACGAATTCAAAAATGCATTTAGGGACCACCATATTCCAGAGGGTCTTATGGAAAGGAaactgaatgagttcctggctctcACTCAAGGGACTCGTACGGTTATtcaatatgcccaagcttttaatggtctctgtcagtacgcgggctatcatgctgacacagatgttAAGAAGCGTGACCGCTTTCGCAGAGGACTTAATACCAAACTCAAGGAACGTCTGAACCCCATTAAAATCGATACATACAATGAGTTGGTTAATCTGGCAATTACCCAAGAGGATTGCATTGTGgctcatcgtgctgagaagaagcggaaggctccacctggaccctcgagtgctcagtcaCCGAGGTATCATTTTGTGCAGAATGTTTCTTCTACCAtccctcagaaggcccctcTACTAGGGCGTTGGGTTTTaggccgccacagcagcagGGTGTAATGCGACCCCCTGTTCCTCAGCTAACTGGTCCCAGGCCATTTGCCTCACCACCAGCCCGTCCAGGCGATAAAAATCGTTGTTTCAACTGTGGGAGTTCAACTCATTTCGCCCGAGAGTGTCCGTAGCCTAAGAAACAAAACCAGGGTCAAGGTTCTACTCAGAACAACCAGAACAAGGGAAGAAGGCAGACTATTCAGGTCAGGCAAGGGCGAGTCaacttcaccactcttgcagaactacCTGAGGGAGCGCCAGTAATGACGGGTATATTTTCTATCCATCACAAGCCTGTAGTGATATTATTTGATTCCGGTGCATCACATAGTTtcattagtgcaaaatttggtgcaaaaatgGGATTTGATTTCTGTCATACGAAGGggtcatacatgatatcaacACCCGGTGGTAAAGTTGCATCTAATCAAATGATACGGCTTGTGCCAATCAAGCTGGGTAGTAAAATCATCAACAGCGATCTTGTCATCTTAGGACTGGAAGGcctggatgttattttgggaatggattggatgactcgaCATGGAGTAATCCTAGACAttccttcccgagccgttgaaataaactCTCCAACCCAAGGAGCCACTACTCTTTATTTACCCTCCCAAGAGTGCTCCAATTCTTGTGCACATGCCACGAGCGAATCCAGATTAGAAGAAATCCCAGTGCTATGCGAGTTtgccgatgtttttccggatgacttgccgggaatgccaccggatagggacatagagtttgttattgagttGCAGCCTGGTACTGCACCTATTTCAAAGAGGTcctatagaatgccacctaaggaattggctgaattaaaaattcaacttcaagaacttcttgacaaaggtttcattcgccctagtgcatcaccttggggttgtccgaccttatttgtgaagaaaaaggatgatagtttgagattgtgtgtggactaccggcctctcaatgcggtgacaatcaaaaataaatatccccttccccgcattgatgttttatttgatcaattggctggagctaGGGTGTTTTCAAAGTTGGATCTTTGCTCTggatatcatcagatcaaaatccgaccctgtgatattcctaaaaccgccttctctacaagatatggactatatgaatatttggttatgtccttTGGCCTCACAAACGCACCTgcatatttcatgtacctcatgaattcggtgttcatgccggagcttgacaagtttgtcgtggttttcattgacgacatccttgtttattccaagaatgaggaggacCATGCCAAACACTTgcgcatcgttcttcaacgtcttAGAGATCATCAGTTATATGCTAAgttttccaagtgtgaattttggttagacagggtgaaatttttgggtcacactatatctagtgaaggcatagcTGTTGATCCTagtaaagtgcaagaagtgatggactggaaacctcctaattccgttcatcaaattcgcagttttcttggtctagctggatattatcgtcgattcattccggacttctcaaaaattgctaagcctatgaccgaactgttgaagaaaggaataaaatttgtctgggatgaaaaatg
The nucleotide sequence above comes from Panicum virgatum strain AP13 chromosome 3K, P.virgatum_v5, whole genome shotgun sequence. Encoded proteins:
- the LOC120698288 gene encoding eukaryotic translation initiation factor 2-alpha kinase 1-like yields the protein MENCIRTVEDISSIGKCEINMEKAWTLFEKITEAVECIHQKGVIHRDLKLGNIFIGKGEVKIGDFGHSCWADSYTDGKEGTPDRGTHIYAAPELYLGQVTYKVDVYSLGIIYLEIFHPFGSGSERAKVLCNVKLGTYPDNWMGETALLEKMTDLCHSNRASANDVLTKPLCQNLYRNSFTYHCLQEDKTLQFDDEIQFLEQCERENARVLVHYMTGENRQHLL